The following proteins are encoded in a genomic region of Sesamum indicum cultivar Zhongzhi No. 13 linkage group LG8, S_indicum_v1.0, whole genome shotgun sequence:
- the LOC105169017 gene encoding nuclear pore complex protein NUP98A isoform X2 (The sequence of the model RefSeq protein was modified relative to this genomic sequence to represent the inferred CDS: added 64 bases not found in genome assembly) — protein sequence MVTPPTSSHGLFHCSSIDPFWQTIKSRGTCIHPLFGTSTPSGSPKGASAFASKMSSPFGSTSSGFGGSKCTASNPGIANECQGSKLASYYETPEVNGTNSRYSVGKIKSISAMPIFRAKSHEELRSEDYKLHKESTFSIRNQGNAFEQPSSQFRPSTPSVPASISLFDSGSGLAFGTATAARVSDSPVKPPIGSTGRDFGVWLSSGTSGSISDSNGNQAPRNSASGVSRTTIFGAPNNSGVGFNPTPTILHSPLAHGSTSSIFDVPNVPSFEPGIASSGFSSSIFGFPSTTAFEGLITSASQVSTTPGVGIRSIPSFWATSISLGSSLYGPQSNCTLGAPTTSNFSVSTTSGFLFSSASASGNSNIFGIQSSSGSQGATTLESIVGNQYRGSRVAPYSATREVGGANNWYSVEKIQSISAMPSYKDKSHEELRSQDYELGNKDGQTPWCRRSSGSDCLKSSDTPADFLSCPPLLHHPCVNSPGHPFKSSPSAPRSQAFITPNSTIFTVPTLYPHVNAIAPTKLYPSPSHSFIAQPTPVASMTTSTPNLKPSSLIPFSELMPTNSCQLPAMSTTFPRPSASMFSSSKPSSTVVTALGPWPSVLNPSQPGQAAEEVHPGSTYNLSQSSQASNGFTVVTGAGSQNANGQQYFSSSTGGMQSSLVVNPFATRSATDRSNSVTSVQYGISSIPVKNNPSPGRRTSLLRIRHVSLRHSRLPAKRPTCGHHEPKVPFFCGKEDTPCPVTPFLPRENPRAWLVNSLSGQEHAPLHSYAEGADPASHAMIMKKCKICFLSFVNS from the exons ATGGTGACTCCTCCTACTTCCT CTCATGGGCTGTTTCATTGCAGCAGTATTGATCCATTTTGGCAGACCATCAAGTCAAGGGGTACTTGTATCCATCCTTTGTTTGGTACTTCAACTCCTTCTGGTTCTCCAAAAGGTGCATCAGCTTTTGCTTCCAAAATGTCGTCTCCTTTTGGAAGCACTTCATCAGGTTTTGGAG GATCCAAGTGCACTGCATCCAATCCTGGTATTGCTAACGAATGTCAAGGAAGCAAATTAGCATCATATTATGAGACACCAGAAGTAAATGGAACAAATAGTAGGTATTCTGTtggaaaaatcaaatcaatctcTGCGATGCCCATTTTTAGAGCTAAAAGTCATGAAGAGTTGAGGTCAGAGGACTACAAGTTACACAAGG AATCCACTTTTTCAATCCGGAACCAAGGGAATGCATTTGAACAACCTAGCTCTCAATTCCGTCCTTCCACTCCGTCTGTGCCAGCAAGTATATCCTTGTTTGATTCTGGCAGTGGACTGGCCTTTGGTACAGCAACTGCTGCTCGAGTATCTGATTCACCTGTCAAACCACCAATTGGCAGTACAGGCAGAGATTTTGGTGTATGGTTGTCTTCTGGAACAAGTGGTTCAATTAGTGATAGCAATGGTAATCAAGCTCCAAGAAACTCTGCTTCCGGAGTGTCAAGAACCACAATATTTGGTGCTCCTAACAACTCAGGAGTTGGCTTCAACCCAACACCAACAATTTTGCACTCACCTTTAGCACATGGTAGCACAAGCTCAATATTTGATGTTCCTAATGTGCCATCTTTTGAACCTGGGATTGCAAGCAGTGGTTTCAGCAGTAGTATATTTGGATTTCCTAGTACTACTGCCTTTGAAGGATTAATCACTTCTGCTTCCCAAGTCTCTACAACACCAGGAGTTGGCATTAGGTCGATACCTTCATTTTGGGCAACGTCGATATCCCTTGGCAGCAGCTTATATGGACCTCAAAGTAACTGTACTTTAGGAGCTCCAACCACTTCCAACTTTTCTGTCTCAACCACTTCAGGATTTCTCTTCAGCTCAGCTTCAGCTTCTGGTAACAGTAACATATTTGGAATTCAGAGTTCTTCTG GATCCCAAGGAGCAACAACTCTTGAATCTATTGTTGGCAACCAGTACCGAGGAAGTCGAGTAGCACCTTATTCTGCAACAAGGGAAGTTGGTGGGGCCAATAATTGGTATTCTGTTGAGAAAATTCAGTCCATTTCAGCGATGCCAAGTTACAAAGATAAAAGCCATGAAGAGTTGAGGTCACAAGATTATGAATTAGGTAATAAAG AGCAGACTTCTTGAGCTGCCCGCCATTACTGCATCACCCTTGTGTCAATTCTCCCGGTCATCCATTTAAATCCAGTCCGTCTGCCCCTAGATCACAAGCCTTTATTACTCCTAATAGTACAATTTTCACAGTTCCAACACTTTATCCACATGTGAATGCAATCGCTCCAACCAAGCTATACCCCTCTCCATCACATTCCTTCATTGCTCAACCTACTCCAGTTGCTTCTATGACTACATCTACCCCAAATCTGAAGCCATCTTCCTTGATCCCTTTTAGTGAGTTAATGCCCACAAATAGTTGTCAGTTGCCTGCAATGTCTACGACATTCCCTCGTCCCTCTGCTAGCATGTTTTCCTCAAGTAAACCTTCATCCACCGTCGTAACAGCATTAGGTCCATGGCCATCTGTTCTGAATCCATCACAGCCAGGACAAGCTGCTGAAGAAGTACATCCTGGTTCTACTTATAACCTGAGTCAATCATCACAAG CTTCGAATGGCTTCACAGTGGTGACGGGTGCTGGCAGCCAGAACGCCAATGGGCAACA GTATTTTTCTTCCAGCACTGGGGGCATGCAGTCATCACTTGTGGTGAATCCTTTTGCCACGCGATCTGCAACTGATCGATCCAATTCAGTAACATCAGTACAATATGGAATATCGAGCATACCT GTTAAAAACAATCCTTCACCTGGCAGAAGGACATCCTTATTGAGAATCCGACATGTGTCCTTAAGACACAGCAGGTTGCCTGCAAAGAGACCTACTTGTGGACACCATGAGCCTAAG GTGCCATTTTTCTGTGGTAAAGAAGATACCCCTTGTCCAGTTACTCCTTTTCTTCCGCGGGAGAATCCGAGGGCTTGGTTAGTGAATTCGTTGTCCGGGCAAGAGCATGCGCCTCTTCATTCATATGCAGAAG GAGCAGATCCAGCTTCTCATGCTATGATTATGAAGAAATGCAAAATCTGCTTTCTGTCATTCGTAAACAGCTAA
- the LOC105169017 gene encoding nuclear pore complex protein NUP98A isoform X1 (The sequence of the model RefSeq protein was modified relative to this genomic sequence to represent the inferred CDS: added 64 bases not found in genome assembly): MVTPPTSSHGLFHCSSIDPFWQTIKSRGTCIHPLFGTSTPSGSPKGASAFASKMSSPFGSTSSGFGGSKCTASNPGIANECQGSKLASYYETPEVNGTNSRYSVGKIKSISAMPIFRAKSHEELRSEDYKLHKESTFSIRNQGNAFEQPSSQFRPSTPSVPASISLFDSGSGLAFGTATAARVSDSPVKPPIGSTGRDFGVWLSSGTSGSISDSNGNQAPRNSASGVSRTTIFGAPNNSGVGFNPTPTILHSPLAHGSTSSIFDVPNVPSFEPGIASSGFSSSIFGFPSTTAFEGLITSASQVSTTPGVGIRSIPSFWATSISLGSSLYGPQSNCTLGAPTTSNFSVSTTSGFLFSSASASGNSNIFGIQSSSGSQGATTLESIVGNQYRGSRVAPYSATREVGGANNWYSVEKIQSISAMPSYKDKSHEELRSQDYELGNKDGQTPWCRRSSGSDCLKSSDTPADFLSCPPLLHHPCVNSPGHPFKSSPSAPRSQAFITPNSTIFTVPTLYPHVNAIAPTKLYPSPSHSFIAQPTPVASMTTSTPNLKPSSLIPFSELMPTNSCQLPAMSTTFPRPSASMFSSSKPSSTVVTALGPWPSVLNPSQPGQAAEEVHPGSTYNLSQSSQASNGFTVVTGAGSQNANGQQYFSSSTGGMQSSLVVNPFATRSATDRSNSVTSVQYGISSIPVKNNPSPGRRTSLLRIRHVSLRHSRLPAKRPTCGHHEPKVPFFCGKEDTPCPVTPFLPRENPRAWLVNSLSGQEHAPLHSYAEGKGCEAEASPSSPFQLKEDDSSALVNLHMDDDSALTEKHEDVVLALIPKLPNGEYYTEPSIEELAAKERAEPGCCSRVNDFVVGRVGYGSIKFLGETDIRNLDLESVVQFKNREVVVYADGRKKPAVGQSLNKPAEVTLLNVHCINKKTGQKYIDGPQVGSYKEMLIKKASEQGAEFVSYDPVRGEWKFRVQNF, encoded by the exons ATGGTGACTCCTCCTACTTCCT CTCATGGGCTGTTTCATTGCAGCAGTATTGATCCATTTTGGCAGACCATCAAGTCAAGGGGTACTTGTATCCATCCTTTGTTTGGTACTTCAACTCCTTCTGGTTCTCCAAAAGGTGCATCAGCTTTTGCTTCCAAAATGTCGTCTCCTTTTGGAAGCACTTCATCAGGTTTTGGAG GATCCAAGTGCACTGCATCCAATCCTGGTATTGCTAACGAATGTCAAGGAAGCAAATTAGCATCATATTATGAGACACCAGAAGTAAATGGAACAAATAGTAGGTATTCTGTtggaaaaatcaaatcaatctcTGCGATGCCCATTTTTAGAGCTAAAAGTCATGAAGAGTTGAGGTCAGAGGACTACAAGTTACACAAGG AATCCACTTTTTCAATCCGGAACCAAGGGAATGCATTTGAACAACCTAGCTCTCAATTCCGTCCTTCCACTCCGTCTGTGCCAGCAAGTATATCCTTGTTTGATTCTGGCAGTGGACTGGCCTTTGGTACAGCAACTGCTGCTCGAGTATCTGATTCACCTGTCAAACCACCAATTGGCAGTACAGGCAGAGATTTTGGTGTATGGTTGTCTTCTGGAACAAGTGGTTCAATTAGTGATAGCAATGGTAATCAAGCTCCAAGAAACTCTGCTTCCGGAGTGTCAAGAACCACAATATTTGGTGCTCCTAACAACTCAGGAGTTGGCTTCAACCCAACACCAACAATTTTGCACTCACCTTTAGCACATGGTAGCACAAGCTCAATATTTGATGTTCCTAATGTGCCATCTTTTGAACCTGGGATTGCAAGCAGTGGTTTCAGCAGTAGTATATTTGGATTTCCTAGTACTACTGCCTTTGAAGGATTAATCACTTCTGCTTCCCAAGTCTCTACAACACCAGGAGTTGGCATTAGGTCGATACCTTCATTTTGGGCAACGTCGATATCCCTTGGCAGCAGCTTATATGGACCTCAAAGTAACTGTACTTTAGGAGCTCCAACCACTTCCAACTTTTCTGTCTCAACCACTTCAGGATTTCTCTTCAGCTCAGCTTCAGCTTCTGGTAACAGTAACATATTTGGAATTCAGAGTTCTTCTG GATCCCAAGGAGCAACAACTCTTGAATCTATTGTTGGCAACCAGTACCGAGGAAGTCGAGTAGCACCTTATTCTGCAACAAGGGAAGTTGGTGGGGCCAATAATTGGTATTCTGTTGAGAAAATTCAGTCCATTTCAGCGATGCCAAGTTACAAAGATAAAAGCCATGAAGAGTTGAGGTCACAAGATTATGAATTAGGTAATAAAG AGCAGACTTCTTGAGCTGCCCGCCATTACTGCATCACCCTTGTGTCAATTCTCCCGGTCATCCATTTAAATCCAGTCCGTCTGCCCCTAGATCACAAGCCTTTATTACTCCTAATAGTACAATTTTCACAGTTCCAACACTTTATCCACATGTGAATGCAATCGCTCCAACCAAGCTATACCCCTCTCCATCACATTCCTTCATTGCTCAACCTACTCCAGTTGCTTCTATGACTACATCTACCCCAAATCTGAAGCCATCTTCCTTGATCCCTTTTAGTGAGTTAATGCCCACAAATAGTTGTCAGTTGCCTGCAATGTCTACGACATTCCCTCGTCCCTCTGCTAGCATGTTTTCCTCAAGTAAACCTTCATCCACCGTCGTAACAGCATTAGGTCCATGGCCATCTGTTCTGAATCCATCACAGCCAGGACAAGCTGCTGAAGAAGTACATCCTGGTTCTACTTATAACCTGAGTCAATCATCACAAG CTTCGAATGGCTTCACAGTGGTGACGGGTGCTGGCAGCCAGAACGCCAATGGGCAACA GTATTTTTCTTCCAGCACTGGGGGCATGCAGTCATCACTTGTGGTGAATCCTTTTGCCACGCGATCTGCAACTGATCGATCCAATTCAGTAACATCAGTACAATATGGAATATCGAGCATACCT GTTAAAAACAATCCTTCACCTGGCAGAAGGACATCCTTATTGAGAATCCGACATGTGTCCTTAAGACACAGCAGGTTGCCTGCAAAGAGACCTACTTGTGGACACCATGAGCCTAAG GTGCCATTTTTCTGTGGTAAAGAAGATACCCCTTGTCCAGTTACTCCTTTTCTTCCGCGGGAGAATCCGAGGGCTTGGTTAGTGAATTCGTTGTCCGGGCAAGAGCATGCGCCTCTTCATTCATATGCAGAAG GCAAAGGTTGTGAAGCCGAAGCTTCTCCAAGTTCTCCCTTCCAACTTAAGGAGGATGACTCGTCTGCCTTAGTGAACTTGCATATGGATGATGATTCTGCACTAACTGAAAAACATGAGGATGTTGTTTTAGCTCTAATACCAAAGCTTCCAAATGGAGAATACTACACAGAGCCTTCAATAGAGGAGCTGGCAGCTAAGGAAAGGGCTGAACCAGGATGCTGCAGCCGTGTGAATGATTTCGTTGTCGGGAGGGTGGGATATGGAAGCATCAAATTTCTTGGAGAAACAGATATCCGCAATCTTGATCTCGAATCTGTTGTCCAGTTCAAAAATCGGGAAGTGGTGGTTTATGCGGATGGAAGAAAGAAGCCAGCAGTCGGTCAAAGCCTCAACAAGCCCGCTGAGGTTACTCTACTTAATGTCCACTGTATCAACAAAAAGACAGGGCAGAAGTACATCGATGGGCCTCAGGTTGGGAGTTATAAAGAGATGCTGATCAAGAAGGCTTCAGAACAAGGAGCTGAGTTTGTTTCCTATGATCCAGTTCGAGGGGAGTGGAAATTCAGGGTTCAAAACTTCTAG
- the LOC105169412 gene encoding heavy metal-associated isoprenylated plant protein 43-like, which yields MSAKKIELKVGIYCEKCKTRVLKAVAKLKGVDEITVNAEKGILTVVGSVDPVCVTTQVRKAGNYAEIMSVGPPKKPDPPKPKPPEPEKPKPVQPLPPCCDQCQLVAVSYVTHDGFVCSIL from the exons ATGAGTGCAAAG AAAATAGAGCTGAAGGTCGGTATTTACTGCGAAAAATGCAAGACCAGAGTGCTGAAAGCAGTTGCAAAACTTAAAG GAGTGGATGAGATAACGGTGAATGCTGAGAAAGGAATACTTACTGTCGTGGGGAGTGTTGATCCTGTGTGTGTCACCACCCAAGTGAGGAAAGCAGGAAACTATGCAGAAATAATGAGCGTTGGGCCGCCAAAGAAACCTGACCCTCCGAAGCCTAAACCTCCCGAGCCAGAGAAACCAAAGCCCGTCCAGCCGCTGCCACCATGTTGTGACCAATGCCAGCTTGTTGCTGTGAGTTACGTTACCCATGATGGCTTCGTTTGCTCCATTCTCTGA
- the LOC105169018 gene encoding rhicadhesin receptor-like, translating into MAGRVAVAVMMVVITLSGRGVWGGDPDMLQDLCVAQLTNSAVTVNGFPCKSNFTADDFFFDGLAKPGSTNNTLGSLVTGANVQRIPGLNTLGVSLSRIDYAPGGLNPPHTHPRATEIVFVLEGQLDVGFITTANVLVSKSIKQGEIFVFPRGLVHFQKNNGKSPAAVIAAFNSQLPGTQSLAVTLFGATPPVPDHVLTKAFQIGTKEVQKIKSKFAPK; encoded by the exons ATGGCGGGTAGAGTAGCAGTAGCAGTAATGATGGTGGTGATTACGTTGAGCGGCAGAGGAGTTTGGGGCGGCGATCCAGACATGCTCCAAGATCTCTGCGTTGCTCAGCTCACTAATTCTG CTGTGACGGTCAACGGGTTCCCCTGCAAGTCCAACTTCACGGCCGACGACTTCTTCTTCGACGGCCTAGCCAAACCCGGCTCCACCAACAACACCCTCGGTTCACTCGTCACCGGCGCCAACGTCCAGAGGATTCCTGGCCTCAACACCCTCGGCGTCTCCCTCTCCCGCATCGACTACGCCCCCGGCGGCCTCAACCCGCCCCACACCCACCCCCGCGCCACTGAGATAGTCTTCGTCCTCGAGGGCCAACTCGACGTGGGCTTCATCACCACCGCCAACGTCCTCGTCTCCAAGTCGATCAAGCAGGGTGAGATCTTCGTGTTCCCCAGAGGCCTCGTCCACTTCCAGAAGAACAACGGCAAGTCACCCGCTGCCGTCATCGCCGCCTTCAACAGCCAGCTGCCGGGGACTCAGTCCCTCGCCGTCACGCTGTTCGGTGCCACGCCGCCGGTGCCGGATCATGTTCTCACCAAGGCATTCCAGATCGGTACCAAGGAAGTCCAGAAGATCAAGTCCAAGTTCGCGCCCAAGTAA
- the LOC105169020 gene encoding glutamate--tRNA ligase, cytoplasmic, which translates to MELNFAADSPPLHAIAAAKIAGVSLVTNPTLAAGSPPTLVLASGQRLHGALVVLRYIGRIGSLPDFYGGDAYQSSQIDEWLEYAPIFGSGSEFEGACGFVDEYLLQNTFLVGNSLSIADVAVWVGLAGAGLRWESLRKSKKYQNLVRWFNSISAEYDAVLSEFAATYLGRRGSSKAATSKLKEPQSSSSRSTAVENGATETAGSRAFEVDLPHADVGKVKLRFAPEPSGYLHIGHSKAALLNQYFADRYKGQVIVRFDDTNPDKESNEFVDNLLKDIETLGIKYSAVTYTSDYFPQLMEMAEKLIKEGKAYVDDTPREKMQHERMEGIESRCRNNSVEENLKLWKEMIAGSQRGLMCCLRGKLDMQDPNKSLRDPVYYRCNLTPHHRIGAKYKVYPTYDFCCPFVDAVEGITHALRSSEYHDRNDQYYRIQKDMGLRKVHIYEFSRLNMVYTLLSKRKLLWFVQNGKVEGWDDPRFPTVQGIVRRGLKIEALIQFILEQGASKNLNLMEWDKLWAINKKIIDPVCPRHTAVIEERRALLILTDGPKDPFVRILAKHKKYEGAGEKAVTYSNRLWIDYADAESISVNEEVTLKDWGNAIVKEIKKDENGVVTQLEGVLHLEGNVKKTKLKLTWLADSSELVRLTLVDFDYLITKKKLEEDEDFIDVVNPCTRTETSALGESDMRNLKRGDVIQLERKGYYRCDAPFIRSTKPIVLFAIPDGKQQTVAK; encoded by the exons ATGGAACTCAATTTCGCGGCCGATTCTCCGCCGCTCCATGCCATCGCCGCCGCGAAAATTGCCGGCGTTTCCCTCGTCACCAACCCAACTCTGGCTGCCGGCTCTCCCCCGACTCTCGTCTTAGCGAGCGG GCAGAGACTGCATGGAGCACTTGTGGTTCTGAGATATATTGGCAGGATAGGAAGCCTGCCTGATTTCTATGGGGGAGACGCCTACCAGTCAAGCCAG ATTGATGAATGGCTTGAATATGCTCCTATCTTTGGTTCTGGATCCGAATTTGAGGGAGCATGCGGCTTTGTGGATGAATATTTACTGCAAAATACTTTTCTAGTTGGCAACAGTCTGTCAATTGCAGATGTTGCTGTCTGGGTTGGTCTTGCAG GAGCTGGTCTACGATGGGAAAGTTTAAGGAAGTCTAAAAAGTACCAAAACCTGGTCCGTTGGTTCAACTCAATTTCTGCTGAATATGATGCTGTGTTGAGTGAGTTTGCTGCAACATATCTTGGGAGACGAGGCTCCTCAAAGGCAGCTACTTCTAAGTTGAAAGAGCCTCAATCTTCTAGTTCTCGGTCAACCGCAGTGGAGAATGGTGCGACTGAAACAGCTGGAAGCAGGGCCTTTGAGGTAGACCTCCCTCATGCCGATGTTGGAAAAGTGAAGTTACGGTTTGCACCAGAGCCCAGTGGTTATCTTCATATTGGGCATTCAAAAGCTGCATTGTTAAACCAGTACTTTGCTGACCGATACAAAGGCCAGGTGATTGTACGATTTGATGACACAAACCCGGACAAGGAAAGTAACGAGTTTGTGGATAATCTTCTGAAAGATATTGAAACTCTGGGGATTAAATACAGTGCTGTAACATACACATCAGACTACTTTCCTCAGCTCATGGAAATGGCTGAGAAACTCATAAAAGAGGGCAAGGCCTATGTTGATGATACTCCACGCGAGAAAATGCAGCATGAAAGGATGGAGGGGATAGAGTCGAGGTGCAGGAATAACAGTGTAGAGGAGAACTTAAAATTGTGGAAGGAAATGATTGCTGGTTCTCAGAGGGGTTTGATGTGTTGTCTTCGAGGGAAGTTGGACATGCAGGATCCGAACAAGTCCCTTAGGGATCCGGTATATTATCGTTGCAATTTGACTCCTCATCACAGGATTGGAGCTAAGTATAAAGTATACCCAACATATGACTTCTGTTGCCCATTTGTTGATGCTGTGGAAGGTATCACACATGCCCTTAGATCGAGTGAGTACCATGATCGTAATGACCAATATTATAGAATTCAGAAAGATATGGGGCTCAGAAAGGTCCATATATACGAATTTAGTCGGCTGAATATGGTTTATACACTTCTTAGCAAGCGCAAGCTGCTATGGTTTGTTCAAAATGGAAAGGTTGAAGGTTGGGATGATCCACGCTTTCCCACTGTCCAAGGAATAGTGCGCAGGGGTCTGAAGATTGAAGCATTGATACAGTTCATCTTGGAACAA GGTGCATCAAAGAACCTCAATCTTATGGAATGGGACAAACTCTGGGCCATCAACAAGAAAATCATTGATCCCGTGTGCCCCAGACATACAGCTGTCATTGAAGAAAGACGTGCTTTGCTTATTCTAACTGATGGCCCAAAAGATCCTTTTGTGCGCATTTTAGCAAAACACAAGAAATATGAAGGAGCTGGAGAGAAAGCTGTAACTTATTCAAATAGATTATGGATAGATTATGCTGATGCTGAATCAATCTCAGTCAATGAGGAAGTAACTTTAAAGGATTGGGGCAATGCTATTGTCAAAGAGATCAAGAAAGACGAAAATGGGGTTGTTACTCAGCTAGAGGGAGTTTTGCATCTTGAAGGCAATGTCAAGAAGACAAAATTGAAGCTGACTTGGCTGGCAGATAGCAGCGAGCTTGTCAGACTGACTCTGGTCGACTTTGATTATCTTATCACAAAGAAGAAG cttgaggaagatgaagattTCATTGATGTGGTGAATCCCTGTACGAGAACGGAAACTTCAGCACTTGGGGAATCTGACATGCGGAACTTAAAGCGTGGGGACGTCATCCAGCTAGAGAGAAAAGGTTATTACAGATGCGATGCTCCTTTTATCCGATCCACAAAACCCATCGTCTTGTTTGCAATTCCAGATGGCAAGCAGCAAACTGTAGCCAAGTAA